The bacterium DNA segment CTTTATTCTGCACCTCAAACATTAGAACATCTGATTGATTGTTGCTGTCTGGGATTACCCCGTTTTGAACATACGGAAACTGGACGCTTTGACCCTGGTTATCTTGACCTTAAACAAATCTCATCTTTCCCATCAGAAAAGGTCTTTCGTGATCTTCTCTCTGACTTTCAACCAACGCATATCCAGGAACTTATCAATATCAATAAAAAGTTAAACCACCTTAAATCAAAGTGGTCAGGTCCTACCTATGTCACCCTTGATTTTGATGATTCTGTTGTCACCCTTCATGGGCATCAAGAAGGTGGCGAAGTTGGTTATAATCCTCGGTATCATGGTCGACCTTCCTTTAAAGTTAAGGTCTGTTTTATTGGTTCATCTAATGAATTACTCCATTTTAATCTTTATTCAGGCAAAGTTCATAGTAATGGTGATTTCCTTCCTTTCTTTCAAACTTGCCTCGACCTGTTACCTCCCAATTATGTGGCCACAAAACTTAGATTAGATAAAGGCTTCTTTGATGAAGATAACCTCATCAAATTTGAAGAGTTATATTTAGAATCTGTCTGTAAAGCTCCTCTAAAAGAAAATATTAGAAAACTAATTACCTCCATTCCTGAAAAAGCCTGGAAGGAAATTGACGAATACACCAGTATTACCAGTAAAGAATTCCTGCTTAAAACATGGAAAAAACCAAGAAAATTTGTCATCCGTAGAGTCAAAATAGACAAAGAGACAAATCAACTTTTCCTGCCCATTAAAGACTTCTATCGCTACGAAGCTGTGGTTACCAATATGGAAGGTGACCCAGTTGAGATTATGAACTTCTATGATGATAGGGCTAATGTCGAAAACAAGATAGATGAAATTAAAGATGGTTTTGCTGTAGAAGAGGCCTCCCAGCATCTTAAAACTCGCAATCACGCCTTTATGCTCATTAAAGTTATCGCCTACAACCTTATGAATTGGTATAGACAGGCGTTGTTGCCTGAAGATAAGAAAAACTGTGAGATTAAAACCATCCGCAGACAAATCATCAATATCCCTGGCAATATCCTCGGCAAGGGTAGATTCCATCGAATTAAACTCGCCGCCAATAAACTTCTTGAGTCTATCATTGAGATAATCAAAACAAATCTTGATGCCTTCTTCTATTTTGTAGCTAATGGCTTTACCCCGGTTCGATGTTAACTACAGCAATTTAACCATATCCACTTTTCAAAGAATTTCAGATACACTCGTATTGTGCCCAAATTATGACTCACTCCCATCTTAATCCTATCTGTTATCTAATTCCCTTCATCT contains these protein-coding regions:
- a CDS encoding IS1380 family transposase, with translation MITSLTPQIDTRPRQQRRPEIIALEKRKRKLARKLRHVNLQVEFDNDTVTQFGNFHTIETFKQAIDLTTGIIKNNFTLSKPINSLYSAPQTLEHLIDCCCLGLPRFEHTETGRFDPGYLDLKQISSFPSEKVFRDLLSDFQPTHIQELININKKLNHLKSKWSGPTYVTLDFDDSVVTLHGHQEGGEVGYNPRYHGRPSFKVKVCFIGSSNELLHFNLYSGKVHSNGDFLPFFQTCLDLLPPNYVATKLRLDKGFFDEDNLIKFEELYLESVCKAPLKENIRKLITSIPEKAWKEIDEYTSITSKEFLLKTWKKPRKFVIRRVKIDKETNQLFLPIKDFYRYEAVVTNMEGDPVEIMNFYDDRANVENKIDEIKDGFAVEEASQHLKTRNHAFMLIKVIAYNLMNWYRQALLPEDKKNCEIKTIRRQIINIPGNILGKGRFHRIKLAANKLLESIIEIIKTNLDAFFYFVANGFTPVRC